The following proteins are co-located in the Paludibaculum fermentans genome:
- a CDS encoding type 1 glutamine amidotransferase, producing the protein MRIHFLQHVAFETPGLIGEWAGQRGHALTGTRLDLGEPLPALDSFDLLLVMGGPMSVNDEDVHAWLRPEKQLIADAMAAGKFVIGICLGSQMLAGVLGSAIYRNKEKEIGWFPVHTTGAGSLFEGMPSEFTVFHWHGDTYDIPKGAVHLATTAGCRSQAFETERCLGLQFHLEMTEGIIKDLLVQCAADLGAGAYQQPADGIRLEMWRLAQTRTLLFALLDRVSSRVFVVA; encoded by the coding sequence ATGAGAATCCACTTTCTGCAGCACGTAGCCTTCGAAACTCCGGGCCTGATCGGCGAGTGGGCTGGGCAGCGCGGCCATGCCCTGACCGGCACCCGGCTGGACCTCGGCGAGCCGCTACCCGCACTGGACAGCTTCGACCTCCTCCTGGTCATGGGCGGCCCGATGAGCGTCAACGACGAAGACGTCCACGCCTGGCTTCGCCCGGAGAAGCAGTTGATCGCCGATGCCATGGCCGCCGGGAAGTTCGTCATCGGAATCTGCCTAGGTTCGCAGATGCTGGCCGGAGTTCTCGGCTCCGCCATCTATCGCAACAAAGAAAAGGAGATCGGCTGGTTCCCGGTCCATACCACCGGAGCCGGGTCCCTGTTTGAAGGCATGCCGTCCGAGTTCACCGTATTCCACTGGCACGGCGACACTTACGACATTCCCAAAGGCGCCGTCCATCTCGCCACAACCGCCGGCTGCCGATCGCAAGCCTTTGAAACGGAACGCTGCCTTGGTCTCCAGTTCCACCTGGAGATGACGGAGGGGATTATCAAGGATCTGTTGGTCCAGTGCGCCGCCGATCTCGGAGCCGGAGCCTACCAGCAGCCCGCGGACGGAATCCGTTTAGAGATGTGGCGTTTAGCCCAGACCCGAAC
- a CDS encoding oxidoreductase, with translation MLVHQPFHYHSLDELRQDIERLGVDVPVSEDVSVLAQPVDCGRFVLPNRLVVLPMEGCDGLPDGSPDELTLRRYRRFAAGGSGLLWVEACAVVEEGRANPRQIWIHQGNVGVFRTMVDQARQAARETMGENHRPALVLQLTHSGRYSRPGRAPKPIIAHHSKFLDPIHKLPADYPLITDDELERLEDVYVEAARLALEAGFDAVDVKACHRYLISELHASHTRENSRYGGPEWENRTRFFRNIVGKIRDRVPGIGVTSRMNAYDSMAYPYGWGMAEDGSMQPDLKDPIRLVQFLVDSGAPLVNITIGNPYFNPHVNRPFDLPIIGMNVPPEHSLEGVGRFLHIVRHIQQQFPKLPVVGGGYSVLRQYLPNVGAAAVNAGWVSLVGGGRMSFAYPEFAREVVQGRKLDPEKVCVACSACTQIMRDGGRSGCVPRDAAIYEPIYKAGRAEALDTILEMAKTCRQCSDPTCVPKCPAHVNVPGFIQAIVDGRFRDAYETIRASNVLATICGYVCPSETLCESTCINEHYQESVPIRHLQRWVSRKAIEEGWARETRPVLPDTGKRVAVVGAGPAGVAGAITLASFGHRVMLLDRAGLAGGMAKDTIPSERMPDPILQKELEDVLVSTGAIERRNYSLGPAGTLDDILDEGFNAVLLTPGLSRSLTLPGSIRPEGGVEGALEFLRQVKHEGRKVTGTVLVLGGGNTAIDAALSAKRAGAGDVAIVYRRSFAEMPAWPNERDEAMRGGVNFLILTQPLRYVIDPAGKLTGVEVVRTKLGSPDAGGRRRPENQVGSEHVIAADLVVEAIGQGVDTKLQAALPGVVFSRQGTIVTQPGSSATNRERVYAAGDVVNGGATVVQAVAEGTRAAQQIHHDLVGEALVNIG, from the coding sequence ATGCTTGTGCACCAGCCATTCCACTACCATTCCCTTGATGAACTGCGCCAGGATATCGAAAGGCTCGGCGTCGATGTGCCGGTTAGCGAGGACGTCAGCGTACTGGCTCAACCAGTAGATTGCGGACGGTTTGTGCTGCCCAACCGGCTGGTGGTGCTGCCGATGGAGGGCTGCGACGGGCTGCCGGACGGGTCGCCGGACGAACTGACGCTGCGCCGCTACCGCCGCTTCGCAGCAGGTGGTTCGGGGTTGTTGTGGGTGGAGGCCTGCGCTGTGGTGGAAGAGGGCCGGGCGAATCCCCGGCAGATCTGGATCCACCAGGGCAACGTGGGCGTGTTCCGGACGATGGTGGACCAGGCCCGGCAGGCCGCCCGGGAAACCATGGGCGAGAACCACCGGCCGGCGCTGGTATTACAGTTGACGCATTCCGGCCGTTATTCGAGGCCAGGCCGGGCGCCGAAGCCGATCATTGCGCACCATTCAAAGTTTCTCGATCCGATCCACAAGCTGCCGGCGGACTATCCGCTGATTACCGACGACGAGTTGGAGCGCTTGGAAGACGTCTATGTCGAGGCCGCCCGGCTGGCTCTGGAGGCCGGATTCGACGCCGTGGACGTAAAGGCCTGCCACCGCTACCTGATCAGCGAACTGCACGCCTCGCATACGCGCGAGAACTCCCGCTACGGTGGTCCGGAATGGGAAAACCGTACGCGCTTCTTCCGCAATATCGTCGGCAAAATCCGCGACCGAGTGCCCGGCATCGGTGTCACCTCGCGGATGAATGCGTACGATTCAATGGCCTATCCCTATGGCTGGGGTATGGCCGAAGACGGCTCCATGCAGCCGGATCTGAAGGACCCGATCCGCCTCGTTCAGTTCCTGGTCGATTCCGGAGCCCCGCTGGTCAACATCACGATTGGCAATCCGTACTTCAATCCACATGTGAACCGGCCGTTCGATCTGCCTATCATCGGCATGAATGTCCCGCCGGAGCACTCTCTGGAAGGCGTGGGCCGCTTCCTGCACATCGTCCGGCACATCCAGCAGCAGTTCCCGAAGTTGCCGGTGGTCGGCGGCGGCTACTCCGTTCTGCGGCAGTATCTTCCGAATGTGGGTGCGGCGGCCGTGAATGCGGGCTGGGTTTCGCTGGTGGGCGGCGGCCGGATGTCGTTCGCCTATCCCGAGTTTGCGCGCGAGGTGGTGCAGGGCCGGAAGCTGGATCCGGAGAAGGTCTGCGTGGCGTGCTCGGCGTGTACACAGATCATGCGCGACGGTGGCCGCAGCGGCTGCGTGCCGCGCGATGCAGCCATCTACGAACCCATTTACAAGGCGGGCCGGGCCGAGGCGCTGGACACCATTCTGGAAATGGCAAAGACGTGCCGGCAGTGCAGCGATCCCACCTGTGTGCCGAAGTGCCCCGCCCATGTGAACGTACCGGGCTTCATCCAGGCCATTGTGGACGGCCGGTTCCGCGATGCGTACGAGACCATCCGGGCAAGCAACGTGCTTGCCACGATCTGCGGCTATGTCTGCCCCAGCGAGACACTCTGCGAAAGCACCTGCATCAACGAGCACTATCAGGAGTCGGTTCCGATCCGTCACCTGCAACGATGGGTCTCGCGCAAGGCGATTGAGGAAGGCTGGGCGCGCGAGACGCGTCCGGTGCTGCCGGATACGGGCAAGCGTGTGGCGGTGGTTGGCGCCGGCCCCGCGGGTGTGGCAGGGGCCATCACATTGGCTTCGTTCGGTCACAGGGTGATGCTGCTCGACCGGGCGGGCCTTGCCGGCGGGATGGCGAAGGACACAATCCCTTCAGAGCGGATGCCGGATCCAATCCTGCAGAAAGAACTGGAAGACGTGCTGGTGTCGACCGGTGCGATTGAACGCCGGAACTACTCCCTGGGGCCGGCCGGCACGCTGGATGACATTCTGGATGAAGGATTTAACGCAGTGCTGTTGACTCCGGGGTTGAGCCGGTCGCTGACGCTGCCGGGTTCGATTCGTCCGGAGGGCGGAGTGGAAGGCGCGCTCGAGTTTCTGCGGCAGGTGAAGCACGAGGGGCGCAAGGTAACCGGGACGGTGCTGGTCTTGGGTGGAGGAAATACGGCGATCGATGCGGCGCTGTCGGCCAAACGCGCGGGCGCCGGCGACGTCGCAATCGTATATCGGCGGTCGTTCGCGGAGATGCCGGCCTGGCCGAACGAGCGCGACGAGGCGATGCGGGGCGGAGTGAACTTCCTGATCCTGACGCAGCCGCTGCGGTATGTCATCGACCCAGCCGGAAAGCTGACGGGCGTCGAGGTAGTGCGGACGAAACTGGGCAGTCCCGATGCGGGCGGCCGGCGGCGGCCCGAAAACCAGGTAGGGTCGGAGCACGTGATTGCTGCCGATCTTGTGGTGGAGGCGATAGGCCAGGGCGTGGACACGAAGTTGCAGGCTGCCCTACCCGGGGTTGTGTTCAGCCGTCAGGGGACGATTGTGACGCAGCCGGGTTCAAGCGCGACCAATCGAGAGCGTGTCTATGCGGCGGGCGACGTGGTGAACGGCGGAGCCACCGTGGTTCAGGCCGTGGCCGAAGGGACGCGGGCGGCACAGCAGATCCACCACGATCTGGTGGGCGAAGCTTTGGTGAACATCGGCTGA
- a CDS encoding energy transducer TonB has product MTEHLHKDSGRNGEGVGSNSSIGRWTMPDSGAVFTMDAVLIQKLRSFILEGFHILPKRGAEMGGILLGRVISEAPLAVEVTGFEPVPCEYRYGPSYILSDADRAKLEQALGSHAALDQQGESAPEPASTVVGFFRSCTGRELALDAADQQLMRKYFPEPRHFLLSLRPLSIFECEAWFFSRINGVLPRLPSQPPEPFGQPMAKQDRSGERNSRSAQAAAAAPEHDVDAAVEAPEPASFPVEPVQGRPASAEGQASEEVERTGSKVLAARAGAGLLFSAGGPPADTTPVDHKISQPPQIARPGAEDLPGGDEAWRLVERRRMLREQRDASGSQRIDGAPVAATATETQPEHRWLLDEHAAEPHKHRLWQLIAALLVLLVGGGAGYQFWDAQQRARWTRLGLDAKPGADGMEVTWDRKSPALKEASRGVLEVVESGDSADARGSAKGEAFGQPRSVELDGKALSLGHFTFSTSSKDVIFRLQLYSTGLANAVESVRVVAPGGPAAGKELAAKPAAQPPVRTPGAAPQAAAALKPVADEHPAPAASNVVRSDVPPAPAARVQTAGPPAGAPAAPMVPAAIPAAAIYEIQPTVPEGVRARIHQPITVTVEVSIDAQGRVTSAAARGDGDGVYRYLAGKATAAAQSWKFRPARSAGGAAISSTQLVYFTFRA; this is encoded by the coding sequence GTGACTGAACACTTGCATAAGGACTCCGGACGGAATGGCGAAGGCGTCGGGTCGAACAGCTCAATCGGCCGTTGGACGATGCCCGACAGCGGAGCCGTGTTCACGATGGACGCGGTCCTGATCCAGAAACTGCGATCTTTTATCCTGGAAGGCTTCCACATCCTGCCCAAGCGCGGAGCGGAAATGGGCGGCATCCTGCTGGGCCGCGTAATCTCAGAGGCCCCCCTCGCCGTGGAAGTAACCGGCTTCGAACCGGTGCCTTGCGAGTACCGCTACGGGCCATCCTATATACTCTCCGACGCCGATCGCGCCAAACTGGAGCAGGCGCTCGGCTCACACGCGGCATTGGACCAACAGGGAGAATCCGCGCCGGAGCCAGCTTCGACGGTGGTGGGCTTTTTCCGGAGTTGCACAGGCCGCGAACTGGCCTTGGATGCGGCTGATCAGCAGTTGATGCGGAAGTACTTTCCGGAGCCGCGGCATTTTCTCCTGTCACTCCGTCCGCTCTCCATCTTTGAATGTGAGGCGTGGTTCTTTAGCCGGATCAATGGAGTTCTGCCCCGGCTGCCTTCGCAGCCGCCCGAGCCGTTTGGCCAACCCATGGCCAAGCAGGACCGGTCGGGGGAGCGCAACAGCCGCTCCGCACAGGCGGCCGCGGCAGCCCCTGAGCATGACGTGGACGCCGCGGTCGAAGCGCCAGAGCCGGCATCTTTTCCGGTGGAGCCAGTCCAGGGGCGCCCAGCCAGTGCAGAAGGCCAGGCGTCAGAAGAAGTGGAAAGGACAGGGTCGAAGGTGTTGGCGGCCAGGGCTGGAGCTGGTCTGCTATTTAGCGCCGGCGGCCCGCCCGCGGACACGACGCCCGTTGATCACAAAATCAGCCAGCCGCCGCAGATTGCGCGCCCGGGCGCGGAAGATCTGCCAGGCGGAGACGAAGCGTGGCGCCTGGTGGAGCGGCGCCGGATGTTGCGGGAGCAGCGGGATGCCTCAGGCTCGCAAAGGATAGACGGCGCGCCGGTGGCGGCCACCGCCACGGAGACGCAGCCGGAGCACCGCTGGCTGCTGGATGAGCACGCAGCCGAGCCGCACAAGCACCGCCTGTGGCAGTTAATTGCCGCGCTGCTGGTGCTGCTGGTAGGCGGCGGCGCCGGGTATCAGTTCTGGGACGCCCAGCAGCGGGCTCGCTGGACGCGGCTCGGGTTGGACGCGAAACCTGGAGCGGATGGCATGGAGGTCACGTGGGATCGGAAGTCCCCAGCCCTGAAGGAAGCTTCACGGGGTGTCCTCGAAGTTGTCGAATCGGGCGATTCCGCAGATGCTCGCGGGAGCGCGAAGGGTGAAGCCTTCGGCCAGCCTCGCTCCGTCGAACTGGACGGAAAGGCCTTGAGCCTGGGTCATTTCACTTTCTCGACCTCCAGCAAGGACGTTATCTTCCGGCTGCAGTTGTACAGTACAGGGTTGGCCAACGCCGTGGAGTCCGTCCGGGTTGTGGCCCCGGGTGGTCCCGCCGCGGGGAAGGAACTGGCGGCCAAGCCGGCTGCCCAACCGCCGGTGCGGACGCCCGGCGCGGCGCCGCAGGCTGCAGCGGCTCTGAAACCGGTCGCGGACGAGCATCCGGCGCCAGCTGCTTCGAATGTGGTGAGAAGCGATGTTCCACCGGCCCCGGCGGCACGCGTGCAGACGGCGGGCCCGCCCGCTGGGGCTCCTGCGGCGCCCATGGTCCCCGCGGCGATCCCAGCGGCAGCGATCTACGAGATTCAGCCCACCGTGCCGGAAGGCGTTCGGGCGCGCATTCATCAGCCCATCACGGTTACGGTTGAGGTGAGCATTGACGCGCAGGGCCGCGTGACGAGTGCGGCTGCGCGCGGCGACGGCGACGGGGTGTACCGATACCTGGCTGGAAAGGCTACCGCGGCCGCGCAGTCGTGGAAGTTCCGGCCGGCGCGATCGGCCGGCGGAGCGGCGATTTCCTCCACTCAGCTGGTTTACTTTACCTTCCGGGCTTGA
- a CDS encoding sugar transferase — protein MDTSSRRGSALISARLTDATERLFAFALLAASSPVFVCVAIVILVLSRRTPFVAHLRRGQFGQPFWMWKFRTMWPREQRTGPLILVERVQSAPLHWRKDNPDPRITSTFARFCRKYSIDELPQLWHVLSGRMALIGPRPLTAVELEAHYGPDAEKVLTVKPGVTGLWQVCGRNSLTYQQRRRLDLFFVRHDAPGLRWTILRRSIAVVLSGRNAA, from the coding sequence ATGGATACATCGAGCCGCCGAGGCTCGGCCCTGATCTCCGCGCGCCTGACCGATGCCACTGAGAGGTTGTTCGCCTTCGCGCTTCTAGCCGCCTCCAGCCCGGTCTTCGTCTGTGTCGCGATCGTGATCCTGGTGCTTTCGCGCCGCACGCCCTTCGTGGCGCACTTGCGTAGAGGGCAGTTTGGACAGCCTTTCTGGATGTGGAAGTTTCGGACCATGTGGCCGCGCGAACAGCGCACGGGGCCTCTAATACTGGTGGAGCGGGTCCAGTCGGCTCCATTGCATTGGCGGAAGGACAACCCGGATCCTCGCATCACCAGCACGTTCGCCCGCTTCTGCCGGAAGTACTCGATCGACGAACTGCCGCAACTCTGGCATGTGTTGTCTGGGCGCATGGCGCTGATCGGGCCTCGCCCCCTGACGGCGGTGGAGTTGGAGGCTCACTACGGCCCCGACGCAGAGAAGGTCCTTACCGTTAAGCCCGGCGTAACAGGCCTGTGGCAGGTCTGCGGCCGGAACAGTCTCACCTACCAGCAACGCCGGCGCTTGGATCTCTTCTTCGTGCGCCATGATGCGCCGGGGTTGCGCTGGACGATCCTGCGGCGCTCCATCGCTGTCGTGCTCAGCGGGCGTAACGCGGCTTGA
- a CDS encoding glycosyltransferase encodes MNLPNAKLLWHMRVAIAHYWLLNMRGGEKVLEALCRILPQADLFTLFYDSQKVSEIIRSRKVTSSFLNPGRRFYRSLLPLMPIALESLDLRDYDLVISSESGPAKGVLTRAETRHICYCHTPMRYLWQMYPDYLHDWTPAWKRGLMAPIANYLRLWDYSTAARVDEFVANSENVRRRIWRSYRRDAEVVHPPVDVQNFNWAPPEDFYLAVGELVAYKRLDYAVRWFSASGRRLRIVGSGPEYARLKTMANSKIEFCGHVSDAELRRLYAQCRALLLPGEEDFGITAVEATASGKPVIALGRGGVLDSVPAEGLFPYAQPTESHLAAAVEAFEAVEARVPREQLQQSAARFSEAKFAERMRSILRV; translated from the coding sequence GTGAACTTGCCCAATGCTAAACTGCTTTGGCACATGCGGGTTGCCATCGCGCACTACTGGCTGCTCAACATGCGGGGCGGCGAAAAGGTTCTGGAGGCGCTCTGCCGCATTCTGCCGCAGGCCGATCTGTTCACGCTCTTCTACGACTCCCAAAAAGTTTCCGAAATTATCCGTTCCCGCAAGGTCACCAGCTCTTTCTTAAATCCTGGAAGGCGATTCTATCGATCGTTGCTGCCGCTGATGCCAATCGCCCTGGAGAGCCTCGACTTGCGCGACTACGACCTGGTGATAAGCAGCGAATCCGGCCCCGCCAAAGGTGTGCTCACTCGCGCCGAGACGCGCCACATCTGCTATTGCCACACTCCGATGCGCTACCTGTGGCAGATGTACCCCGACTATCTGCACGATTGGACTCCGGCCTGGAAGCGCGGACTGATGGCGCCTATCGCCAATTACCTGCGGCTCTGGGATTATTCGACGGCAGCGCGCGTCGACGAGTTTGTCGCCAACAGCGAGAATGTCCGGCGAAGAATCTGGCGCAGCTACCGCCGCGACGCAGAGGTGGTTCACCCGCCGGTCGACGTGCAGAACTTCAACTGGGCTCCGCCTGAGGATTTCTATCTCGCGGTTGGCGAACTCGTAGCCTACAAGCGGCTGGACTATGCCGTCCGCTGGTTCTCTGCATCAGGACGCCGTCTGCGGATTGTCGGCTCAGGCCCGGAATACGCCCGCCTGAAGACGATGGCGAATTCGAAAATCGAGTTTTGCGGACACGTCAGCGACGCGGAACTGCGCCGTCTATACGCACAGTGCCGTGCGCTGCTGCTGCCAGGCGAAGAAGACTTCGGCATCACCGCGGTGGAAGCAACCGCCAGCGGCAAACCGGTCATTGCGCTGGGACGCGGCGGCGTCCTCGACAGCGTGCCCGCCGAGGGCCTTTTCCCGTATGCACAGCCCACTGAATCGCACCTGGCTGCAGCCGTGGAAGCTTTTGAAGCGGTCGAGGCCAGGGTGCCTCGCGAGCAACTTCAACAATCGGCCGCCCGCTTCTCGGAAGCCAAGTTCGCCGAGCGTATGCGTTCCATCCTGCGCGTATGA
- a CDS encoding lipid II flippase MurJ → MRLFPRAGPTASMVSATSIVVSGGIAVRGIGLLKLIYAAHVFGTSDAQDAFLEAFLLPSLLSDVLAAAVAPALIPALIRASTEGRTAGAVALYRAAFGAGLATTLVAALVLGLFFPFALPVLASGFGKEKSALTLRLLLVMLPLLPLTACNVLWRCILNAGNRFVLAALAPVATPLASLAVLYFGAARWGIQALAIGAVAGSAVEGILLAQGVYRLGYPLIPKLKGALNRLGPVLQQFGTILLSSVLFGCIPLIDNAMAAGLATGSLSVFGFGTKLATVILSLGPASIATGALPQLSRLAVVGDWRVMRGSLLHFGKLILLVTVPIVAVLMLFSGQLVRVVFQKGAFSTQAAYEVALVQRYSLLQVPLAVISALGFRLASSMAANELVIPAAGVGVAVAALADYQLRRILGVQGIALASVVTQLSVIATLGFLLKRRMSKQRLGVHTEAVPPGGDAL, encoded by the coding sequence ATGCGCCTATTTCCACGAGCGGGTCCCACTGCCTCAATGGTATCCGCCACCTCCATTGTTGTGTCCGGCGGAATAGCCGTTCGGGGCATAGGGCTGCTGAAGCTGATCTACGCCGCGCATGTGTTCGGCACCAGTGACGCGCAGGATGCGTTTCTGGAGGCCTTCCTGCTGCCTTCCCTGCTGAGTGACGTGCTGGCCGCGGCGGTAGCACCTGCGTTGATTCCGGCGTTGATCCGCGCCTCGACTGAAGGCCGCACTGCCGGCGCGGTTGCTCTTTATCGTGCGGCTTTCGGTGCTGGCCTGGCCACCACGCTGGTGGCGGCACTCGTTCTGGGTTTGTTCTTCCCGTTCGCATTACCCGTGCTCGCCTCCGGATTCGGCAAAGAGAAATCCGCGCTGACCCTGCGGCTGCTGCTGGTGATGCTGCCGTTGCTGCCGTTGACTGCCTGCAACGTGCTGTGGCGCTGCATTCTGAACGCCGGCAACCGCTTCGTGCTGGCAGCGTTGGCGCCGGTGGCAACGCCTTTGGCGTCCCTCGCCGTGCTCTACTTCGGAGCTGCCCGGTGGGGCATTCAAGCGCTGGCGATCGGCGCTGTCGCCGGCTCCGCGGTGGAGGGCATTCTGCTCGCCCAGGGCGTCTATCGGCTGGGCTATCCGCTCATCCCCAAACTGAAGGGAGCCCTGAATCGCCTGGGGCCGGTGCTGCAACAGTTCGGCACGATTCTCCTGAGTTCCGTCTTATTCGGCTGCATTCCGCTGATTGACAATGCCATGGCCGCGGGACTGGCGACTGGCAGTCTCTCTGTCTTCGGTTTTGGAACAAAGCTGGCGACGGTGATTCTCTCGCTGGGACCGGCGTCCATCGCGACCGGCGCCCTGCCGCAGCTCTCGCGGTTGGCGGTAGTCGGCGATTGGCGGGTGATGCGAGGCAGCCTGCTGCATTTTGGCAAACTGATTCTGCTGGTCACCGTCCCAATTGTCGCCGTGCTGATGCTGTTCTCCGGACAGCTAGTGCGGGTGGTGTTCCAGAAAGGCGCTTTCTCGACACAGGCGGCCTACGAGGTGGCTTTGGTCCAACGCTATTCACTACTGCAGGTTCCGTTGGCGGTGATCAGTGCGCTCGGATTCCGGCTGGCCTCCTCGATGGCAGCAAACGAGCTGGTGATTCCCGCGGCCGGTGTGGGGGTGGCCGTCGCTGCCCTGGCCGACTACCAATTGCGCCGCATCTTGGGTGTCCAGGGGATCGCGTTGGCTTCCGTGGTGACGCAATTGAGCGTCATCGCGACACTCGGGTTTCTGCTCAAGCGCCGAATGTCGAAGCAACGGCTGGGCGTTCACACGGAAGCCGTACCTCCAGGCGGAGATGCACTTTAG
- a CDS encoding aldolase has protein sequence MQTEDRRRIDAGEDPLLCKLDLPIRSTLYPLGFPVLAETNSVEVMDALQENWGRFEKAFDTSPLHLNVFVSRDEADEELPPPVFRCRRHILSVTGNRANHATCDMAAGFACAWITESTARDRLYLRDAFTDALVYTMLHALHLSAVHAACVSWKGCGLLLCGASGAGKTSLAVACALRGWTFTCDDASYLVRGFGAVTVIGNPYELRFKRDAANLFPLLSRHEWVQRMNGKPTVFARPGDFPGIRTEVRADVRYLIFLQRRDGAEARLTPVLDDVQERLKLPRYGDEWMIAEQEECLGSLSTLKAFDLTYSGFDSAIECLKRLAEQGGVS, from the coding sequence ATGCAAACTGAAGACCGGCGCCGGATCGATGCAGGGGAAGATCCCCTGCTCTGCAAGCTTGATCTCCCGATACGATCGACGCTGTATCCGCTGGGCTTTCCCGTTCTGGCGGAGACGAACTCCGTCGAAGTGATGGACGCGTTGCAGGAAAACTGGGGACGCTTCGAGAAGGCGTTCGACACCAGCCCGCTGCATCTCAACGTCTTTGTGAGCCGGGATGAAGCGGACGAGGAGCTTCCGCCGCCGGTATTCCGCTGCCGCCGGCACATTCTGTCCGTCACCGGGAACCGGGCCAATCACGCAACCTGCGACATGGCCGCTGGTTTCGCTTGTGCGTGGATCACGGAGTCTACGGCCCGGGACAGGCTTTACCTGCGCGATGCCTTCACCGATGCGCTGGTTTACACGATGCTTCATGCCCTGCACCTTTCAGCGGTCCACGCGGCCTGCGTCTCCTGGAAAGGCTGCGGCCTGCTGCTGTGCGGAGCGTCCGGCGCGGGTAAGACATCTCTAGCCGTGGCCTGCGCTTTGCGCGGCTGGACCTTCACTTGCGATGACGCCAGCTACCTGGTGCGCGGCTTCGGCGCGGTCACGGTGATCGGCAATCCCTATGAGTTGCGTTTCAAACGTGATGCCGCAAATTTGTTCCCACTCCTGAGCCGGCATGAATGGGTACAACGAATGAACGGCAAGCCGACCGTCTTCGCCCGTCCTGGGGACTTCCCGGGGATCCGCACAGAGGTGCGGGCGGACGTGCGGTACCTGATCTTCCTGCAGCGGAGGGATGGCGCAGAGGCCCGTTTGACTCCCGTCCTGGATGACGTTCAGGAGCGTTTGAAGCTCCCTCGCTACGGCGACGAATGGATGATTGCTGAACAGGAGGAGTGTTTGGGGAGCCTTTCCACCCTCAAGGCATTTGATCTCACTTATTCCGGCTTCGATTCCGCCATTGAGTGCCTGAAGCGCCTGGCGGAGCAGGGTGGGGTGTCATGA